One window from the genome of Mucilaginibacter ginsenosidivorans encodes:
- a CDS encoding beta/alpha barrel domain-containing protein: MKKFRFRSGIGLVIALFVLNTGLVAAAVIGSSHLLIALAIVLSCAQFYLHDRFGRSYRTLTNYPFGQLLKDRLSFLPESVGRLFVKTRTNTELTEKEGLLLARRSKSTDTTLVEDNLLPENDPGFEYVQTHPPFFLPGPLDLRVNIGTAQCLQPYSLSVFNFGALDRGKVADQSVHALSQAANMCSCAVNSGEKGLTPELVRGGGDIVWHMSYSDLELRNPDRSFNETMMQLIAAKPYVKMIELGLYSTQVAGQEKTPNEWAVFALVSKLRLWSGGKPVGIHLLNPAKELVSHLVRSMGPANVCLDFISIEESWAANRLMHKDSEQRFLEAVFTAKTMLRNYGLPAKVIGTGVILTEYDILRLCALGADACFSAAGIPMENGLFQQKPIGRSGSPGIWLANFQRNTVGATRTLMQRCGYEHLSEADPADFFRRISAFEVVSLKDIFCQTGRERSLAPLVHLN; this comes from the coding sequence ATGAAGAAATTTCGTTTCAGATCCGGAATAGGTCTGGTTATCGCGCTTTTTGTTTTGAATACCGGCTTAGTGGCCGCCGCCGTCATCGGTTCCAGCCACCTGCTGATCGCGCTGGCGATCGTGCTGTCCTGTGCCCAATTTTACCTGCATGACCGTTTTGGTCGCAGCTACCGTACTTTAACAAATTATCCTTTTGGCCAGCTCCTGAAGGACCGGTTGTCCTTTCTCCCGGAAAGCGTCGGCAGGCTCTTCGTGAAAACGCGGACCAATACCGAACTGACTGAAAAAGAAGGTTTGCTGCTTGCCCGCCGCTCCAAGAGCACGGACACCACCTTGGTTGAGGATAATCTGCTGCCTGAAAACGATCCCGGCTTTGAATATGTGCAGACGCACCCTCCCTTTTTTTTACCTGGCCCATTGGATCTGAGGGTAAATATCGGCACGGCACAATGCCTTCAACCGTACAGTTTAAGTGTATTTAACTTCGGCGCGCTGGACCGCGGCAAGGTAGCAGATCAAAGCGTCCATGCACTTTCCCAGGCCGCCAACATGTGCAGCTGCGCGGTGAACTCAGGTGAAAAAGGGCTTACGCCCGAACTGGTCAGGGGCGGCGGTGATATCGTCTGGCATATGAGCTACAGTGACCTTGAGCTCAGGAACCCGGACCGTTCTTTTAATGAAACTATGATGCAGCTCATTGCCGCCAAACCGTATGTCAAAATGATCGAACTAGGGCTTTATTCCACACAGGTAGCCGGCCAGGAAAAGACACCCAACGAATGGGCTGTTTTTGCCCTGGTCAGCAAGCTCCGGCTCTGGTCAGGTGGTAAACCGGTTGGGATACACCTGTTGAACCCGGCTAAAGAATTGGTCAGCCACCTGGTCAGGTCAATGGGACCGGCAAATGTTTGCCTGGATTTTATCAGCATTGAAGAGTCATGGGCGGCGAATCGTTTGATGCACAAAGATTCTGAGCAGCGTTTCTTAGAGGCGGTATTTACGGCAAAAACAATGCTCCGCAACTATGGACTACCAGCAAAAGTGATCGGTACCGGCGTTATCCTGACCGAATATGATATCCTGCGCCTGTGCGCTTTGGGGGCCGATGCCTGCTTTAGTGCGGCGGGTATACCGATGGAAAATGGCCTGTTTCAGCAAAAACCAATAGGCCGCTCCGGCTCACCAGGGATCTGGTTGGCCAATTTTCAGCGCAATACGGTCGGGGCCACCCGGACACTTATGCAGCGCTGCGGCTATGAGCATTTATCGGAAGCCGACCCGGCTGATTTTTTCCGCAGGATCAGTGCTTTCGAGGTCGTATCGCTTAAAGATATTTTTTGTCAAACGGGGCGGGAAAGATCTTTGGCGCCTTTGGTCCATCTCAATTGA
- a CDS encoding GreA/GreB family elongation factor — MNTPLIIVQRELDILKKYLHESVLTDFNKKNLLSELASAQIVEEHELPCDVISLNAVVHVQERQSKQSFVFQIVSPAAADVRKNKVSVLAPIAIALLGYRKGSTAQWEMPGGVQEFEILKVTRIDLQQAVDG; from the coding sequence ATGAACACTCCATTGATCATCGTTCAGCGGGAGCTGGACATATTGAAAAAATATCTGCACGAGTCCGTTTTAACGGATTTTAATAAAAAGAATCTTTTGTCGGAATTGGCGTCCGCCCAAATCGTGGAAGAACACGAGCTTCCCTGCGACGTGATAAGCCTCAATGCGGTCGTACACGTTCAGGAACGGCAAAGCAAACAGAGCTTTGTTTTTCAAATCGTGTCGCCGGCTGCGGCAGACGTCAGAAAAAACAAAGTATCTGTTTTGGCACCTATCGCCATTGCCTTATTAGGTTACCGCAAAGGGTCGACGGCCCAATGGGAAATGCCCGGGGGCGTACAGGAATTTGAGATCCTGAAAGTAACCCGGATTGACTTGCAGCAGGCAGTTGACGGATAG